CCGCTCGTGGCCCGACTCCGCGCGGCAGGCGCCATCGTCGTTGGCAAGACGAACGTCTCGCAGTTGGCCATGTATATGGAGTCCGACGGGCCGCTGTTCGGACGCACGAACAATCCGTGGAATCTAGACCGCAGCCCCGGCGGCAGCAGTGGCGGCGAAGCAGCCATTCTCGCCGCGGGCGGATCGGCGCTGGGCCTGGCCACCGATGCCGGTGGCAGTATCCGGCACCCGGCACATTGCTGCGGAGTGCACGGCCTGAAACCAACCTCCGGCCGCCTGACGCAAGTCGACCTGCCGGTGACGACGGTCACACGCGGTGAACGGTGGATGCCGACCAACCTGGCCGGGCTGCATTCCATTCTGCAGGTGGGGCCCATGGCTCGAGAAGTCGCCGACTTGGAACTGGCGATGCAGGTTCTCGCGGCGCCGGGCTTGGAAACGACCGATCCCACGGTGCCTCCGATTCCCTGGTCCAGCTCCGCGGCGATCGACGTGCGGCAACTGCGCGTGGGCGTCTACGAGGATGAAGGCCTGTTTCCCATTGCACCGTCCATTCGCCGTGTCGTCCGGAGTGCGGCCGACGCTCTACGCGCGGCGGGCGCCGACGTACGGCCGTTTACGCTCCCCGACCCGCAAGCGGCCACCGATCTGCTCGTGAATCTGATCTTCTGCGATGGCGGGGCCGCGTTCGTGAGGATGCTGGGCGATACGAAGCTCGATCCCCGGCTTTCGGGCCTGATGCGCGCTGTCCGCATGCCGGCCTGGCAGCGCCCGATGGCGAGCGTCGCCTTGCGGCTGTTCGGCCAAGAACGCTTGGCCTCGAGTTTGAAGAATCTGCGCAACCTTTCGGCCGATGGACTTCGGCGACGCATTTCCGAACGGGCCGAATACACGACGCGTTTTCTGGCGGCGATGGACGCGCTTGAACTCGACGTGTTGATCGGTCCACCGCATCCAGTCCCGGCGCCGCTGCACGGTTCGTCGAGCTACTTGGGCCTGACAGCCGCTTACACGGGACTCTTCAACCTGCTGGGCATGCCGGCCGGCGTCGTGGCCGCGGGCCGCGTGCAGCCAGGCGAAGCGAGTCCCCGCGCGCCGGGGCGCTGCCTGGTCGAGCGTACCGTCGCGGCTGTCGAAGCGAACAGCGCTGGTCTGCCCGTCGGCGTGCACGTTGCAGGGCGGCATTGGCGCGAGGACATTGTTCTGGCCGTGATGGCGGCGCTCGAACGGCACTTTCGCGCGCAGCCCGACTATCCCGCTCGACCGCCGATCTAGCCCCACGAGTTGCATGAGCATCACCGCCGTATCACCGAGCCACGCCCCGTCCGAGGAAATTTATTGGCAGAGCGCGACGGAGCTGGCGCGCCGGATTCGCGCGGGCGAGCTGACGGCCTTTGCCGTGGTCGATGCCCACATTCGCCGGATCGAAGCGGTCAACCCGCTGATCAATGCGATGGTCGTTCCGCGGTTCGCGGCTGCGCGCGTCGAAGCCCAGGCAGCCGACGACCGCCAACGGCGCGGCGAACCGCTTGGCCCGCTGCATGGCGTGCCGATTTCGGTCAAAGAATGTTTCTTCGTCCCGGGAACACGCGCGACCATCGGCGTCGACGCGCTCGACGAAGTCACTTCGGGCGAATCGGTACTGGTGTCGCGGTTGCGGGCCGCCGGCGCGATCGTCCTGGGCAAGACCAACATTCCGCAGTTGATGGTGATGCATGAGACCGACAACCCGGTCTACGGGCGGACCAACAATCCCTGGTGTGTCGACCGTGGGCCTGGCGGCAGCAGCGGCGGCGAAGCCGCGATGGTCGCCGCGGGAGGCGTCGCGCTGGGGTTGGGCAACGATCTGGGCGGCAGCATTCGGCAACCCGCACATAGCTGCGGAATCTGTGGATTGAAGACGACCTCTTGGCGCCTGCCCGAGTCCGGCAGCCGGACGAACTGGAACGGCATGGAATCGCTGGTCACGGCGGCCGGCCCGCTCGCCCGGCATGTGGCCGATTTGAATCTGGCGCTGTCGGTGCTCGCGGCGCCCGGGCTGGAACAAGTCGACACGCGGATTCCGCCGGTGGCCTGGCGCGATCCGGCCGACGTGCAACTCGAGCAACTGACCGTCGGATATTGGACCGACGACGGAGCGATGCAGCCGTCACCGGCCATTCGTCGCGCTGTGCGCGAGGCGGCCGATTCGCTCGCCGCGCGCGGGATGAAGGTCGTCCCGTTCTCGCCTCCCGATTTCGCCGAGGCGCTGTCCATCTATTTCAAGCTGATGAGCGCCGACGGTGGTGCCGATGCGCGGCGCTTGCTGGGCTCGAGCCGGCGCGATAAGCGAGTCGCAAAATTGCTGATGATGGCTCGCTTGCCGGGGCCTTTACGGCGCACGCTCGGAGCGATGCTCCGCGCCGCGGGACAGGAGCAGATCGGCGGGCTGCTGGGCCAGATTGGCGGCATCTCGGCCGATGCCTATTGGCAACAGACCTCTGCCCGCGCACGGTATCTCGAGCGGTTCCAGGCGGCCATGTTGGCGCAATCGATCGACGTCTTGTTGGGGCCCGTGTGCGCCCTGCCGGCGTTGCGACACGGGGCAAGCGAGTTCTTATCGCATGCGGCGAGCAGTTCGATGCTGTTCAATTTGCTGGGGTACCCCGCCGGTACGATCTCGATCACGCGCGTGCGACCCGGTGAGGAGTCGGACCGGCAGCGCACGTCCGACCTGGCGGTGCGGGCGGCCATCGATACCGAAGCCGGTAGCGCAGGGATGCCGGTTGGCGTGCAGGTTGCCGCGAGCGCCTGGCGCGAGGACCGCGTCTTGGCGGTGATGCAGGCGCTCGAAGACGCTTGGTACGCCTCGCCGGAATACCCGAAGTTCCCGCCGCTTTGATCCTTGGCCCGGCGAGCGGGTCCGCGCGCTTGCTTATGTTGGCGAGGGCTTCTAGAATCGCGAAGGCTTCTTGAGATTGGTTCTCAGGAGGCTCCTCAAGCGAGATTCAACCATGTTGCCTTCGCGGGAAATGCTGCCCCTGCAGTGCCTTGCGGCGGGCCAGCAAGGGAGGATCTCACAACTTCTGGGCTCGCCTGAGCAGGTCCATCGCCTCGAAGAGATCGGCATGCGGCAGGGCGTGCTCGTCGAGATGCTGCAGTCGGGTAGCCCCTGTATCGTACGTCTGGGGGGACAAAAGCTCTGCTTCCGGGCCGACGACCTGATGCGGGTGCTCGTCGAACCGTGAGCAACAGCTTGAACTTGAAGCGGTTGTCGGAGCTGGTGACTGGCCAGCGCGCACGCGTCCAGCGGGTCGCGACTGAGGATGCCCGCGGCATCCAGATCCTCGAGATGGGCGTTACGCCCGGTACCGAGATCGTACTCGTCGGGGTTGCGCCGCTGGGCGATCCGCTCGAGTTCGAGTTGCGCGGCTACCGGCTGTCGCTGCGCAAGGTCGAAGCCGCCCTGGTCGACGTCGAACTGCTTTGAAATCGCCGCCGCGCTCGATCGAGCGGCGCGGACTCAAGACTATCTCCGACCGGGTAAACCGAGCGACTCGTGGCCGCGACCGTGGTACCTTCGACGCAGACGACGACGGTCGCCCTGATCGGCAACCCGAATGTTGGCAAGTCGACGCTGTTCAACTCCCTGTGCGGCGTGCGGCAGCGAGTCGGCAATTATCCCGGCGTCACGGTGGAGAAAAAGATCGGCCGGTGGGTCGCCGACCGCCGGGTGATCGATCTCATCGACCTGCCGGGCACCTATAGCCTGGCGCCTCGCTCGCCCGACGAAATGGTCGCCGTCGACGTTCTGCTGGGGCGGCGCAGCGACACCGCGCGAGTCGACGCGGTGATCTGCATCGTCGATGCGAGCAACCTCGAACGCAACCTGTATCTGGTGAGCCAGGTGCGCGAATTGGGTTTGCCCACGGTCGTGGCGCTCAACATGATCGACGTCGCCCAAGCGCGCGGGCTCAAGGTCGACGTTGCACGCCTCGAGCGGCAGTTGGGCGTCCCGGTCGTTGCAGTTCAGGCACACCGGCGGACCGGGCTCGACATCTTACGGCGGCGACTGGTTGAATCGCTGGGCGCTTCGATGCCGGCACCCGCGAGCCCGTTTCCGCCGGCGTTTCAGGCGGAAATCGAACATCTGGGCTCGCTCGTGAACAACGGGCACCCGGCGACGAGCCTTTTGCCTCGGTATCTGATCGAACGGCTGTTGCTGGACACGGCCGGGTATCTCGAAACAGAGTTGGAGCACTCAGCGGCACGCAGCTCCCAGTTACACAGCGAATTGCTCTTGGCTCGCGAACGACTGAAAGCAGCCGGTATGCCGGTGCCTGCCGTCGAGGCAATGTCGCGCTATGGCTGGGTGGCCAACGTCCTCGACGGAGTCGTCGAGCGTCCGGCGACGCGCGCGGCCACCGCGAGCGATCGACTCGATCGGATCCTGACCCATCGAGTTTTTGGGACGCTCGTGTTCGTGGCCCTGATGGTGGTGATGTTCCAGGCCGTGTTCCGCTGGGCGGGACCGGCCATGGACGGGATCGATGTCTTGCAATCCACCCTCGCCGGCGCGGTCGAAGCGGCGCTTCCGGCCGGTGCACTGCGCAGCCTGCTGGTCGACGGACTCATCGGCGGAGTCGGCAGCGTGCTCGTATTCTTGCCACAAATCCTCGTACTGTTCTTGTTCATCGCGGTCCTGGAAGACTGCGGCTACATGGCCCGGGCCGCGTACTTGATGGACCGTTTGATGGTGCACGTGGGTCTCAGCGGCAAATCGTTCATTCCGTTGTTGTCTTCGTTTGCCTGTGCGATTCCGGGCATCATGGCGGCGCGGGTGATTGAAAACCGCCGCGATCGGCTGGTCACGATCCTGGTGGCGCCGCTAATGAGCTGCAGCGCGCGGCTGCCGGTTTATACGCTGATGACGGCAGCCTTCGTCCCGGCGCAGACTTTCTTGGGCGGTTGGTTGGGATTACAAGGTCTGACGATGACGGCCATGTATCTGCTGGGCATTGTGGCCGCGGTGCTTGTGGCCCTGGTGCTGCGGCGGACGATCTTGCGCGGGCCTACCCCGGCGTTTGTCATGGAACTGCCGGCCTACCAGTGGCCGTCGCCGCGAAACGTGCTCTATCGCATGGCCGAGCGCGGTTGGGCCTTCATCCGTCGGGCCGGTACGCTGATCGTGGCCGTATCGGTCGTCGTCTGGGCACTGCTGTACTTCCCGCAGCGCAGCGACGAACTGGCGGCCCGCTGGGCGCCGCAACGGCAGGCCATCGAGCAGCGTTTGGCCGACGCCGGCGCGGACGATGCACTGCGCGAGACTGCCGAGCAAGAACTGCGACAGATCGACAATCACCTCGCCTCGCTACAAACCGAGCAAAGCCTGCTCGGCCGGCTGGGCCATGCGCTCGAACCGTTCGTCCGGCCCTTGGGCTGGGACTGGAAGATTGGATGCGCGGTGCTGGCCTCTTTCCCGGCGCGCGAAGTCGTCGTGGCGACGCTAGGGATTCTCTACGATCTCGGAGCCGAGGTGGACGTGGACGAAGACGCCGGGCGCACGCAGCTCGAGACGGCGTTGCGCGCCGCGCGGTGGCGCGACACCGGACGCCCGGTCTTCAATACGCCGGTGGCCTTATCGATCATGGTCTTCTTCGCATTATGTGCGCAATGCGCTTCGACGCTGGTCGTGATGCGCCGCGAGACCAACCACTGGGGCTGGCCGGCGTTCACGTTCTTCTACATGACGACGCTGGCCTACGTCGCCGCGCTGGTCACCTATCAGGTGGGCATGCGGCTCTCGAGCTAACCAGCGAGATGACGATGCAACTCGATTGGCAAACCTGCACAGCACTGGCGGTGGTGGCCGCGGCCGCCGGCTACCTGATCGATCGCAGTTGGCGCACGATCGGTAGACCGCGCCCAACCGGCTGCGGTCAAGCGTGCTCGGGGTGCGAACGCAGCAGCGAGGCTCCGTCGCCCACGCCACCGCTGGTCAGCCTGCGCTCGCCGGAACGGCCGTAGGTCGGGCGACTTAGCGGCGGGCGGCCTGGAATTCGCCGATGTTGGCGTGCACCAGCACCTCGGGCGCGCAATGCTCGCCCAAGTCGGTCTTGATGCAGATCTTCGCTTCGAGCTTGCCCGGCGTATCGGGTGCGATGAAGGTGATCCGCAGCAGGTGCAAGGGCTTGGCCTCGTCCTTGGTCTGGAACGTGAAGCAATCGTCAGCGCAGGTGACGTCGGTGATCTTGAACCGCTTCGTCGCCTTGACGACTACCGTTTTCTCGACCTTCTGCCCAGGCTGGACCTTGCCCAGCACCAAGGGGGACGGCGTGACCGAAATCTCCGACTTGACGATGGCTTCGACCACGACGGGGAACACGGGGGCTTTGCGATCGTTGGTTAGCAGTTGCAGTTCCTGCTTGAGGAAGCCCGGCGGGGCGTCTTCGGTGAGCCGCACCACCAACTCATAAGCGGTATTGCCGCCCACGCGGTTCTTCTCGACCAGCTCGGCTTCGAGATAATCGCAACCGTCGTCCTTGATGCCTTCGATCCGCCAATCGCTGCGGCCGGCATAGTTGATCGACAACCGCTTCTCGGCGCCGGCACCCATCTCGATAGTGCCGAAGTTCGCCGCCTCGGGCGTCACGACGATGTCGCTACGGATGTAGCCCTTCACCTGCAATTGCACTTCGGCATAGAAGGGCTGGTCGAAGGTGATGGTCAACGTGGCCGAACGCTGGCCGACGTGCGTCTTCGTATTGAACGTCGCGACGAGTTCGCTCTCTTCGCGCGTCTTCACCAGGTCTTTCGAGATGGTCGGAGTCGTGCAAGTGCAGCTCGAGCGGACGCTCGCCACGTGCACGTCTTCCTTCCAGATGTTCTTGAATTTGAATCGGAACTCGATCTTGCTGCCCGCGGCCACGGTGCCGAAATCATGCGTCGTGGTCTCGAACATCTTCTTGGCCCAATCTTGGGCCGATGCCGTGGTTCCGCCAAAGAGGAGCAACAAGATGGCCAACGCGGCGCGGCGCGACACGACGGGATACTCCGGGAGACGAGGGGGCCGTGGGGTGCGCTATCGCGGGCCGAGCCCTAGCCGCTGACTTCCATGAGCGGCGAGCCTGTCGGGGGTCTCGATCACCGGCTGGTCAGCGTTTCGGCTTCCGCAGGGCTCACGGCCGCATGCTGCGGAAGCTCGACACGCCTCAGGGACAGACATCCCGGCCAGCAATCGCTCCGGCAAGCAACAGGGGTCAAACCAACTCTAGCGGCAATCGTCCGCGGTTTTTTCCGACCGCAAACACAAGCCGACATTCAACACGATTCTTCGGTTCCTCGATCTGTACAACTACAGTAAGTCGTCCGCCTGATTGTACATCCGTGCCAGCAGTTGCACGACTTCAGTTGAGTACCGACGGCAAATCAGGTAATTCGGACAGCCTGGGAGTTGCCCATTCGCCGTAACCTCGTTGCTATCGTTGCCATCTCACTGGGGGAGCCTGGCAATGGAGCGGTTGCCCCGTGGTTTTTCCCCGGGGCGACGATTCGGCTAGGATTCTCCACAGCCCTGTAGTCACCACCTTGCCAGCGGAGAGCCTAGCCCCATGTTACAGCGGACCTTGACGGCGCGCACTTGGACGGTGCGGCAGGTGGCCGCGCAGCGGTTGCTTGCAACAACCGTGGTCGGCGCCCTGCTGGCGGTGGCCGGGTGTCGCCCTGACGTTCAGGCGGGCGAAGGCTCGAACGCGGCCCAGGCCGCCGAGCCTGCCGCCACCGAAGCGGTCGCGGCGAATTCTGTACCCGAGGCGGCAGAACCGCCATCGGAGCCAGCACCTGACGCCGCAGCCGAGGATCAAGTCGCTCAGGCCCCGGCCACGCCGGGCCAGGGCAAAAAGGTCAGCGCGGCTCCCCGGTCCGCCCCGGCAGAACCTGCCGAAGCGAGCACAGCGGAGAAACCTGCCGCTGATCCTGGTGCAGAGACCATGCCCGAACATCCCTTCCCGCGTCGCGTCAAGTCGCCGCCGCTCGACGGTGGTCACGCCTGGATCAACACGGCAGGTCCGCTCGACATCGAAGAGCTACGAGGCAAGTTCGTGTTGCTCGATTTCTGGACCTATTGCTGTATCAACTGCATGCACATCCTGCCCGAGCTGAAAAAGCTCGAGGCAGCCTACCCGAACGAGCTGGTCGTCATCGGGGTGCACTCGGCCAAGTTCGACACCGAGCAGGACAGCGACAATATCAAGGAGGCGGTGCTCCGCTACGACATCGAGCACCCGGTGGTGAACGATGCCGATCATGCGATCTGGGACAATTTCTTTGTCAGCAGTTGGCCGAGCCTGCGGATCATCGACCCGGAAGGCAACGTGGTTGCCGGTCATAGCGGCGAGATCGATTTCGCGGCGCTCGACGACTTCTTCAAACAGGCGCTGCCGTACTACCGTGCCAAGGGGTTGCTGGATGAGACGCCGTTGCATTTTGCCTTGGCGCGGGCCCAGGCCGAGGCGACCCCCCTGCGGTTTCCTGGCAAGCTGCTGGCCGACGAAGCGGGGGACCGGCTGTTCATCTCGGACAGCAATCACAACCGCATTGTTGTCGCCAAGCTCGACGGCACGCTGATCGAAACGATCGGCAGCGGTCAACTCGGCGCCGCCGATGGCGATTTTGCCACCGCCACGTTCAATCGTCCGC
This region of Pirellulales bacterium genomic DNA includes:
- a CDS encoding amidase; translation: MATSVPATADIIGQGAARLAQRMASGELSVREVIEAHLARIAEVDRQLNAVICPCFDEARRAAAAADAARKHGEPLGPLFGVPVTIKECLDVAGTASTLGLPRLARRLAKFDGPLVARLRAAGAIVVGKTNVSQLAMYMESDGPLFGRTNNPWNLDRSPGGSSGGEAAILAAGGSALGLATDAGGSIRHPAHCCGVHGLKPTSGRLTQVDLPVTTVTRGERWMPTNLAGLHSILQVGPMAREVADLELAMQVLAAPGLETTDPTVPPIPWSSSAAIDVRQLRVGVYEDEGLFPIAPSIRRVVRSAADALRAAGADVRPFTLPDPQAATDLLVNLIFCDGGAAFVRMLGDTKLDPRLSGLMRAVRMPAWQRPMASVALRLFGQERLASSLKNLRNLSADGLRRRISERAEYTTRFLAAMDALELDVLIGPPHPVPAPLHGSSSYLGLTAAYTGLFNLLGMPAGVVAAGRVQPGEASPRAPGRCLVERTVAAVEANSAGLPVGVHVAGRHWREDIVLAVMAALERHFRAQPDYPARPPI
- a CDS encoding amidase — encoded protein: MSITAVSPSHAPSEEIYWQSATELARRIRAGELTAFAVVDAHIRRIEAVNPLINAMVVPRFAAARVEAQAADDRQRRGEPLGPLHGVPISVKECFFVPGTRATIGVDALDEVTSGESVLVSRLRAAGAIVLGKTNIPQLMVMHETDNPVYGRTNNPWCVDRGPGGSSGGEAAMVAAGGVALGLGNDLGGSIRQPAHSCGICGLKTTSWRLPESGSRTNWNGMESLVTAAGPLARHVADLNLALSVLAAPGLEQVDTRIPPVAWRDPADVQLEQLTVGYWTDDGAMQPSPAIRRAVREAADSLAARGMKVVPFSPPDFAEALSIYFKLMSADGGADARRLLGSSRRDKRVAKLLMMARLPGPLRRTLGAMLRAAGQEQIGGLLGQIGGISADAYWQQTSARARYLERFQAAMLAQSIDVLLGPVCALPALRHGASEFLSHAASSSMLFNLLGYPAGTISITRVRPGEESDRQRTSDLAVRAAIDTEAGSAGMPVGVQVAASAWREDRVLAVMQALEDAWYASPEYPKFPPL
- a CDS encoding FeoA domain-containing protein encodes the protein MLPSREMLPLQCLAAGQQGRISQLLGSPEQVHRLEEIGMRQGVLVEMLQSGSPCIVRLGGQKLCFRADDLMRVLVEP
- a CDS encoding FeoA domain-containing protein, with product MKRLSELVTGQRARVQRVATEDARGIQILEMGVTPGTEIVLVGVAPLGDPLEFELRGYRLSLRKVEAALVDVELL
- the feoB gene encoding ferrous iron transport protein B, producing the protein MVPSTQTTTVALIGNPNVGKSTLFNSLCGVRQRVGNYPGVTVEKKIGRWVADRRVIDLIDLPGTYSLAPRSPDEMVAVDVLLGRRSDTARVDAVICIVDASNLERNLYLVSQVRELGLPTVVALNMIDVAQARGLKVDVARLERQLGVPVVAVQAHRRTGLDILRRRLVESLGASMPAPASPFPPAFQAEIEHLGSLVNNGHPATSLLPRYLIERLLLDTAGYLETELEHSAARSSQLHSELLLARERLKAAGMPVPAVEAMSRYGWVANVLDGVVERPATRAATASDRLDRILTHRVFGTLVFVALMVVMFQAVFRWAGPAMDGIDVLQSTLAGAVEAALPAGALRSLLVDGLIGGVGSVLVFLPQILVLFLFIAVLEDCGYMARAAYLMDRLMVHVGLSGKSFIPLLSSFACAIPGIMAARVIENRRDRLVTILVAPLMSCSARLPVYTLMTAAFVPAQTFLGGWLGLQGLTMTAMYLLGIVAAVLVALVLRRTILRGPTPAFVMELPAYQWPSPRNVLYRMAERGWAFIRRAGTLIVAVSVVVWALLYFPQRSDELAARWAPQRQAIEQRLADAGADDALRETAEQELRQIDNHLASLQTEQSLLGRLGHALEPFVRPLGWDWKIGCAVLASFPAREVVVATLGILYDLGAEVDVDEDAGRTQLETALRAARWRDTGRPVFNTPVALSIMVFFALCAQCASTLVVMRRETNHWGWPAFTFFYMTTLAYVAALVTYQVGMRLSS
- a CDS encoding FeoB-associated Cys-rich membrane protein; translated protein: MQLDWQTCTALAVVAAAAGYLIDRSWRTIGRPRPTGCGQACSGCERSSEAPSPTPPLVSLRSPERP
- a CDS encoding DUF1573 domain-containing protein produces the protein MSRRAALAILLLLFGGTTASAQDWAKKMFETTTHDFGTVAAGSKIEFRFKFKNIWKEDVHVASVRSSCTCTTPTISKDLVKTREESELVATFNTKTHVGQRSATLTITFDQPFYAEVQLQVKGYIRSDIVVTPEAANFGTIEMGAGAEKRLSINYAGRSDWRIEGIKDDGCDYLEAELVEKNRVGGNTAYELVVRLTEDAPPGFLKQELQLLTNDRKAPVFPVVVEAIVKSEISVTPSPLVLGKVQPGQKVEKTVVVKATKRFKITDVTCADDCFTFQTKDEAKPLHLLRITFIAPDTPGKLEAKICIKTDLGEHCAPEVLVHANIGEFQAARR